One window of the Piliocolobus tephrosceles isolate RC106 chromosome 17, ASM277652v3, whole genome shotgun sequence genome contains the following:
- the N4BP1 gene encoding NEDD4-binding protein 1 — MAARAVLDEFTAPAEKAELLEQSRSRIEGLFGVNLAVLGALGAEEPLPARIWLQLCGAQEAVHSAKEYIKGICEPELEERECYPKDMHCIFVGAESLFLKSLIQDTCADLCILDIGLLGIRGSAEAVVMARSHIQQFVKLFENKENLPSSQKESEVKREFKQFVEAHADNYTMDLLILPTSLKKELLTLTQGEENLFETDDDVTEIRDSQQTEFTQNAATGLNISRDESVLQEEARNKAGTPVSELTKQMDTVLSSSPDVLFDPINGLTPDEEALSNERICQKRRFSDSEERHTKKQFSLENVQEGEILHDAKTLAGNVIADLSDSSTDSENLSPDIKETTEEMEYNILVNFFKTMGYSQEIVEKVIKVYGPSTEPLLLLEEIEKENKRFQEDREFSAGTMYPETNKTKNKGVYSSTNELTTDSTPKKTQTHAQQNMAEKFSQLPFKVEAKPCTSNCRINTFRTVPIEQKHEFWGSNQNYICNIDPETDGLSPSVASSSPKEVNFVSRGASSHQPRVPVFPENGLHQQPEPLLPNNMKSACEKRLGCCSSPHSKPNCSTLSPPMPLPQLLPSVTDARSAGPSDHIDSSVTGVQRFRDTLKVPYKLELKNEPGRTDLKHIVIDGSNVAITHGLKKFFSCRGIAIAVEYFWKLGNRNITVFVPQWRTRRDPNVTEQHFLTQLQELGILSLTPARMVFGERIASHDDRFLLHLADKTGGIIVTNDNFREFVNESVSWREIITKRLLQYTFVGDIFMVPDDPLGRSGPRLEEFLQKEVCLRDMQPLLSALPNVGMFDPSFRVPGTQAASTSHQPPTRIQGAPSSHWLPQQPHFPLLPTLPNLQQNLPMPAQRSSAETNELREALLKIFPDSEQRLKIDQILVAHPYMKDLNALSAMVLD; from the exons GAATATATTAAAGGAATCTGTGAACCTGAACTAGAAGAAAGAGAATGTTACCCCAAAGACATGCACTGCATTTTTGTTGGGGCAGAGAGCCTGTTTCTGAAAAGCTTGATTCAGGATACTTGTGCTGACCTCtgcattctggacattggccttctTGGCATCAGAGGAAGTGCTGAGGCCGTGGTCATGGCTAGGAGTCACATTCAGCAGTTTGTAAAGCtctttgaaaataaagagaacCTACCCAGTAGTCAGAAAGAATCAGAGGTGAAAAGGGAATTCAAACAATTTGTTGAAGCCCATGCAGACAATTACACAATGGATTTGCTGATTTTGCCCACTTCCTTGAAAAAAGAACTTTTGACACTCACACAAGGTGAGGAGAATCTCTTTGAAACAGATGATGATGTTACTGAAATTAGAGATTCTCAACAAACAGAGTTTACACAGAATGCTGCCACAGGGCTGAATATTTCCAGAGATGAAAGTGTTTTGcaggaagaggcaagaaataaAGCTGGGACTCCTGTTTCTGAGCTTACAAAACAAATGGACACAGTCCTTTCTAGCTCACCAGATGTGCTTTTTGATCCAATAAATGGTCTAACCCCAGATGAAGAGGCACTTTCCAATGAGAGAATTTGTCAGAAAAGGAGATTTTCTGATTCTGAAGAAAGGCATACCAAGAAgcagttttctttggaaaatgttcAGGAGGGGGAGATTTTACATGATGCTAAGACATTGGCTGGAAATGTAATAGCTGACCTATCTGATTCTTCTACTGATTCTGAAAATTTAAGTCCAGATATAAAAGAAACTACTGAGGAAATGGAATACAACATCCTCgtaaacttttttaaaaccatgGGCTATTCCCAAGAAATTGTTGAAAAAGTCATTAAGGTGTATGGACCATCTACTGAACCATTATTGCTCTTAGaggaaattgaaaaagaaaataaaagattccaAGAAGACAGAGAATTTTCAGCTGGTACAATGTATCCGGAgaccaacaaaaccaaaaataaaggtgtttatagcagcacaaatgagCTTACAACTGATTCCACTCCAAAGAAGACACAGACTCATGCACAGCAAAATATGGCAGAAAAATTTTCTCAGTTACCATTCAAAGTGGAAGCTAAACCATGTACCTCAAATTGCAGAATTAATACTTTCAGAACAGTGCCAATAGAACAGAAACATGAATTCTGGGGTTCAAACCAGAACTACATTTGTAACATAGACCCTGAAACTGATGGCCTTTCACCTTCTGTTGCCTCTTCAAGTCCCAAAGAAGTCAATTTTGTTTCAAGGGGAGCTTCAAGTCACCAGCCCAGAGTTCCAGTTTTTCCTGAAAATGGTTTACACCAGCAGCCAGAACCCTTGCTTCCAAATAATATGAAATCTGCCTGTGAAAAACGTTTAGGATGTTGTAGTTCTCCTCATTCTAAGCCAAATTGTTCAACCCTTTCTCCACCAATGCCACTGCCCCAGCTGTTACCTTCAGTTACTGATGCAAGGTCGGCAGGACCTTCTGATCATATTGATTCCTCAGTTACTGGGGTTCAAAGGTTTCGAGATACTCTAAAAGTACCCTACAAGCTGGAGTTAAAAAATGAACCAGGGAGAACAGATTTGAAGCACATTGTTATAGATGGGAGCAATGTTGCAATTAC CCACGGtctgaaaaagttcttttctTGTCGTGGAATTGCAATTGCTGTTGAATATTTTTGGAAGCTTGGCAACAGAAACATCACTGTATTTGTCCCTCAGTGGAGAACAAGGCGTGATCCTAATGTCACAG AACAGCACTTCTTAACCCAGCTCCAGGAGCTCGGAATATTATCTTTAACTCCTGCCCGGATGGTCTTTGGAGAAAGAATTGCTTCTCATGATGACAG GTTTCTACTACACTTAGCGGACAAAACTGGTGGTATAATTGTGACAAATGATAATTTCAGAGAATTTGTGAATGAGTCAGTCTCTTGGAGAGAAATTATTACAAAAag GCTGCTGCAGTACACGTTCGTAGGGGACATATTTATGGTTCCTGATGATCCTCTGGGAAGAAGTGGACCTCGATTAGAGGAGTTTCTTCAGAAGGAAGTCTGTCttag AGATATGCAGCCCCTACTCAGTGCCCTGCCAAATGTGGGCATGTTTGACCCCAGCTTCAGAGTCCCTGGCACCCAGGCAGCCAGCACCAGCCACCAGCCTCCGACCCGGATTCAGGGAGCCCCTTCAAGTCACTGGCTCCCTCAGCAGCCCCACTTCCCACTGCTGCCAACCCTCCCCAATCTCCAGCAGAACCTGCCCATGCCAGCTCAGCGATCTTCTGCAGAAACCAACGAGCTGCGGGAAGCCCTTCTGAAGATCTTCCCTGACTCAGAGCAAAGACTGAAAATAGACCAGATCCTGGTGGCCCACCCATACATGAAAGATCTAAACGCGCTCTCTGCCATGGTGTTGGATTGA